A window of Zingiber officinale cultivar Zhangliang chromosome 5A, Zo_v1.1, whole genome shotgun sequence contains these coding sequences:
- the LOC121979606 gene encoding pentatricopeptide repeat-containing protein At1g71490-like — protein sequence MRSPPPLPRISPDALLRPHLRIRGPWLAARPSPLLPPAQPAESLPPPPHSDRLPGLVDSIRFASSIGHLSDAFSAFSLLRRLYPTSCLVLLPYPLSFLLSCSAARSALSQGQQLHALALALGFQDHFFILPKLITFYAACGFLSEARNVADSSKNQFRAWNFLVSVHAGCCAWEGAIFTYKQMIDRGIFVGKYAFSTVFRACGEVGNLGLAMVVHARMAASEVELDLCTWNSLVAMYARCGAVREARKVFDAMPMRDIISWNTMISGYVSAGMLEEAIELLPSMQEGPGFNTVTCNAIVSGTLRLQHNYEALRLISRMKISGPAMDHVTLVNGLKACSRLNSMKIGKEIHGVALRTHCYGVENIINTLITMYSRCKNMSYAYSIFRTSGIRSLITWNAMITGNLHAEKTEEAYLLFHDMIGSGMQPNDVTIIVMLSLCTRVMNLNHGKELHCYMVKEGFPDHLVLSNCLIGLYSKSRRMALAQRLFDVMKVHDVITYTILIAGYGMLGEGITSLKLFNEMIRSGVQPDHVTMVAILSACSHSGLVNEGLSLFDYMNTGYGIAPRVEHWSCMVDLYCRAGLLKRAEELIIHMPVEPTGAMLATLVGACRVHRNKEVGEWAVMKLYKMSNRGLSHHIQYQRISQS from the coding sequence ATGCGTTCTCCTCCTCCCCTTCCACGCATTTCGCCAGACGCCCTCCTCCGCCCGCATCTGCGCATCCGAGGACCATGGTTGGCCGCGCGTCCCTCTCCGCTCCTACCACCGGCGCAACCAGCGGAGTCCCTCCCTCCACCTCCGCACTCCGATCGCCTTCCCGGCCTCGTGGACTCTATCCGTTTCGCCTCCTCCATCGGCCATCTCTCCGACGCCTTTTCTGCCTTCTCCTTGCTTCGCCGCCTCTATCCCACCTCTTGCCTCGTCCTCCTCCCGTACCCCCTCTCCTTCCTCCTCTCTTGCTCTGCCGCCCGCAGCGCCCTGTCCCAGGGCCAGCAGCTCCATGCCCTTGCTCTCGCACTGGGCTTCCAAGATCACTTCTTTATCCTTCCTAAGCTCATTACCTTCTACGCCGCTTGTGGATTCCTCTCCGAGGCTCGCAATGTTGCCGATTCGAGCAAGAACCAATTTCGAGCCTGGAACTTCCTCGTCTCGGTGCACGCTGGCTGCTGCGCCTGGGAAGGTGCGATTTTTACCTACAAGCAGATGATTGATAGGGGCATCTTCGTCGGCAAGTATGCTTTCTCGACTGTTTTCCGAGCTTGCGGTGAGGTGGGTAACCTAGGTTTGGCCATGGTGGTCCATGCCCGCATGGCTGCTTCCGAAGTGGAACTGGATTTGTGCACTTGGAATTCGTTGGTCGCCATGTACGCTAGGTGCGGTGCGGTGAGAGAAGCTAGGAAGGTGTTTGATGCAATGCCTATGAGGGATATAATTAGTTGGAACACAATGATCTCCGGATATGTCTCAGCAGGAATGTTGGAGGAGGCAATTGAGTTGTTACCATCAATGCAAGAAGGCCCAGGATTTAACACTGTGACTTGTAATGCTATTGTTTCAGGAACTTTGCGGTTGCAACATAACTATGAAGCACTAAGGTTGATCTCCCGGATGAAAATTAGTGGCCCAGCCATGGATCATGTGACTTTAGTCAATGGGTTGAAGGCTTGTTCTAGACTGAACTCCATGAAGATTGGGAAGGAGATCCATGGAGTAGCACTACGAACCCATTGCTATGGGGTCGAAAACATCATCAACACTTTGATCACAATGTACTCCAGGTGCAAGAACATGAGCTATGCTTATAGTATATTTAGAACTAGTGGGATCAGAAGTTTGATTACTTGGAATGCCATGATCACAGGGAATTTGCATGCAGAAAAAACTGAGGAAGCCTATTTGCTTTTCCATGATATGATTGGATCTGGCATGCAACCAAACGATGTTACCATAATAGTCATGCTTTCGTTGTGTACCCGTGTTATGAACCTCAATCATGGAAAGGAACTTCATTGTTATATGGTGAAGGAAGGATTCCCTGATCACCTAGTTCTAAGCAACTGCCTCATAGGCTTATACTCCAAATCTAGAAGGATGGCACTCGCTCAAAGGCTTTTCGATGTTATGAAAGTCCATGATGTGATCACCTACACGATATTGATTGCTGGGTATGGAATGCTCGGTGAAGGAATTACCTCTCTAAAGCTATTCAATGAGATGATCCGTAGCGGGGTTCAACCAGATCATGTAACCATGGTGGCCATTCTCTCAGCTTGTAGCCATTCTGGGCTTGTCAATGAAGGGCTATCACTGTTTGACTACATGAACACTGGGTATGGGATTGCACCTCGAGTGGAGCACTGGTCTTGCATGGTTGATTTGTACTGTAGAGCAGGTCTCCTGAAGAGGGCAGAAGAGTTGATTATTCACATGCCGGTCGAGCCAACAGGTGCTATGTTGGCTACACTTGTTGGTGCCTGTCGAGTTCACAGAAACAAAGAGGTTGGAGAATGGGCGGTGATGAAGCTTTACAAGATGAGCAACCGCGGTTTGAGCCACCACATTCAGTATCAGAGAATTAGCCAATCCTAA